From a region of the Flavobacterium branchiarum genome:
- a CDS encoding DUF1801 domain-containing protein produces the protein MSLELDNFYLKQEEPNKGCLLALRGIILSQDSEITHTLKYGMPFFCYRGKMFCYLWIHKTNNKPYIGIVEGKHFDNPELLSEKRSRMKIMFLEPHQDIPIDTIRAIIEKAIGLYKSGVIKIKNKN, from the coding sequence ATGAGCTTAGAACTAGATAATTTCTACCTAAAACAAGAAGAACCCAACAAAGGATGTTTACTTGCGTTACGTGGAATTATTCTTTCACAAGATTCAGAAATCACGCATACATTAAAATACGGAATGCCATTTTTTTGTTATAGAGGGAAAATGTTTTGCTATTTATGGATCCACAAAACGAATAACAAGCCGTATATTGGCATCGTAGAAGGAAAGCATTTTGATAATCCCGAATTGCTATCAGAAAAACGTTCACGAATGAAAATCATGTTTTTAGAACCTCATCAAGACATACCAATTGATACTATTAGAGCAATTATAGAAAAAGCAATCGGACTTTATAAAAGTGGCGTAATCAAAATAAAAAACAAGAATTAA
- a CDS encoding GNAT family N-acetyltransferase, whose translation MKTIKIEKVTVADIEKLQKIGRQTFLETFSKPNTEENMNLYLSNSFAFDKLKKEIENPNSEFYFAIANDTVIGYLKTNTGNAQTESEDVKALEIERIYVSQEFIGKKVGQLLYDTALEIAKQKNATYVWLGVWEENHRALAFYKKNGFVAFDKHIFKLGNDPQTDIMMKLLIN comes from the coding sequence ATGAAAACCATTAAAATTGAAAAAGTAACAGTTGCCGACATTGAAAAACTGCAAAAAATAGGGAGACAAACGTTCTTAGAAACTTTTTCAAAACCAAATACAGAAGAAAACATGAACCTCTATTTATCAAATAGTTTTGCATTTGACAAACTTAAAAAGGAAATAGAAAATCCAAATTCAGAGTTCTATTTTGCAATAGCAAATGATACAGTCATCGGCTATTTAAAAACAAATACAGGAAATGCACAAACAGAATCCGAAGACGTAAAAGCACTTGAAATAGAGCGTATTTATGTATCACAAGAATTTATAGGCAAAAAGGTTGGACAACTTTTATACGATACAGCTTTAGAAATTGCAAAGCAAAAAAACGCAACCTATGTTTGGCTTGGCGTATGGGAGGAAAACCACAGAGCCTTGGCCTTTTATAAAAAAAATGGATTTGTTGCCTTTGACAAACACATCTTTAAATTAGGAAATGATCCACAAACAGATATAATGATGAAGTTACTCATCAATTAG